A stretch of Neisseria subflava DNA encodes these proteins:
- the trpD gene encoding anthranilate phosphoribosyltransferase — protein sequence MITPQQAIERLISNNELFYDEMTDLMRQIMSGQVPPEQIAAILTGLRIKVETVSEITAAASVMREFATKVPLENADDLVDIVGTGGDGAKTFNISTTSMFVAAAAGAKVAKHGGRSVSSSSGAADVMEQMGANLNLNPEQVAQSIQQTGIGFMFAPNHHSAMRYVAPVRRSLGFRSIFNILGPLTNPAGAANQLLGVFHIDLCGILSRVLQQLGSKHVLVVCGEGGLDEITLTGKTRVAELKDGKITEYDISPADFGMEIRRNLDEIKVENAQESLQKMNEVLNGKAGAARDIVVLNAAAALYAGNVVASLADGVKAAQEAIDSGKAKAKKDEFIEFGKQFA from the coding sequence ATGATCACCCCTCAACAAGCGATTGAACGCCTCATCAGCAACAACGAGCTTTTCTACGATGAAATGACCGACCTCATGCGTCAAATCATGAGCGGCCAAGTTCCGCCCGAGCAAATCGCCGCCATTCTGACCGGCCTGCGGATTAAAGTAGAAACCGTTTCCGAGATTACCGCCGCAGCCAGCGTGATGCGCGAATTTGCCACCAAAGTGCCGCTGGAAAACGCCGACGACTTAGTCGATATTGTCGGCACGGGCGGCGACGGTGCCAAAACCTTCAATATTTCCACGACTTCTATGTTTGTCGCGGCTGCGGCAGGCGCGAAAGTCGCCAAACACGGCGGACGCTCCGTTTCTTCATCCAGCGGCGCAGCCGATGTCATGGAACAAATGGGCGCCAACCTCAATCTCAACCCCGAACAGGTCGCCCAAAGCATTCAGCAAACCGGCATCGGCTTTATGTTCGCGCCCAACCACCACAGCGCCATGCGCTATGTTGCCCCTGTCCGCCGTTCGCTCGGTTTCCGCAGCATCTTCAATATCTTGGGCCCGCTGACCAATCCTGCCGGCGCGGCAAACCAACTGTTGGGCGTGTTCCACATCGACTTGTGCGGCATTCTTTCCCGCGTATTGCAACAGCTTGGTTCCAAACATGTTTTGGTTGTGTGCGGCGAAGGCGGTTTGGATGAAATCACGCTGACCGGCAAAACCCGCGTTGCCGAACTGAAAGACGGCAAAATCACCGAATACGACATCAGCCCAGCCGATTTCGGCATGGAAATCCGCCGCAATTTGGACGAAATCAAAGTAGAAAACGCGCAAGAATCCCTGCAAAAAATGAACGAAGTGCTGAACGGCAAAGCCGGTGCCGCACGCGACATCGTCGTCCTCAATGCCGCCGCCGCGCTCTACGCAGGAAATGTGGTTGCTTCGCTGGCAGATGGCGTTAAAGCCGCACAAGAAGCCATCGACTCCGGCAAAGCCAAAGCTAAAAAAGACGAATTTATCGAATTTGGCAAACAATTTGCCTAA